One Leptolyngbya sp. SIO1E4 genomic window, AAGGAAAGCAACACTACGACGGTTCCGTATCGCCCAAAGACTGGCTAAACACGCTAGTCTCCCTCCTTTGCCATGATATGGGCTATGTGAAAGGGCCGTGTGAGGGCGATCGCCCTCACCTGCACCAATATGCTGATGGCAAAGGGGGGGTCGTATCTTTGGCCCCCGAAGCCACTGGAGCCGCCCTCAGCAAGCATCACGTCGCGCGCAGTCAGGCCTACGCGGCAACTCATCTGTCCAAATATTCTGATTTGGATGCTGCCGTTGTGCAGTGGAACATCGAGATGACTCGCTTCCCGGTGCCGAACGATGCTCGGTATCAAGATACCCTCGGCTATGGGGGCTTGTGTCGAGCAGCTGACTTACTAGGACAGCTCAGCGATCCTCGCTATTTGCAAAAACTGTCTGCCCTGTTTGATGAATTCGAAGAAAACGGCATGAATCAAGCGTTAGGGTACACAACCCCTGCAGACTTGAGGGCAAGCTATCCCAGTTTTTATCAACACGTGGTGCATCCTTACATTAAGGCGAGCCTCCGCTATTTGACTGTCACGTCTTTTGGGCGCAAACGCATCGCTCAACTCCTGACCAATATCCGTGTCGCAAACTTAGCG contains:
- a CDS encoding metal-dependent phosphohydrolase — encoded protein: MMRFDTFLAAVGDRCQVMFGQNGGRYARIFSDIATPTLFELAASDAPYHTVNHTLQVMKVGQAILEGKQHYDGSVSPKDWLNTLVSLLCHDMGYVKGPCEGDRPHLHQYADGKGGVVSLAPEATGAALSKHHVARSQAYAATHLSKYSDLDAAVVQWNIEMTRFPVPNDARYQDTLGYGGLCRAADLLGQLSDPRYLQKLSALFDEFEENGMNQALGYTTPADLRASYPSFYQHVVHPYIKASLRYLTVTSFGRKRIAQLLTNIRVANLAQPPTDATTSHLKELDSEADLVPWQESGFTFTRSAIDREST